agacatgatgtaacaaagttaaacttGACTATCCACTTGTTATCTCTTCTatgcattgatattgatttgagcattcagctcatattttttatattgtacatgatttggatATATTAGGAGTTGGAAGAGAATACAAGTCATAagttccttataagtagataagttgtccactgtcagttcatggatttgggcaatctagtagagactctagtgcaccacctcctaattagaggggtGACTCATCTTGGCAATCTatatgggtttcccatggtgagtgtactagtgtgtgtgatgcacactagacaggacctacagtgaatcatgatataaggctatcaattttcatgattcactaagctactataccGTATGGACTCTCAACATTAAGAAGATATTAAGTTTATGACAAAATCAATAAGAGGttttgacctatgagtgagatcctaaagtgtcATATATACCTATGTATTAGGTCACTAATGATGGAGGATGGTGGTAACACATATTCTCGATAAAGAAaacatgatatctcatggattgagacagtgtatccccttaggtgatccaaaggacatgtgatcatgaaatttatgttCGCAATAATTCATTTAGTGGAATTTAGAATATGCACCTTAGAGTTAGAGTTtattagttgatcacataataagtgggatctataactaaaggatttgaaaggtaatcttgataggtgatagcactacattgttagattatggacataAGTTCATGGGAATTCtacatgcagtggatagtaggtcacaaacctgagttttgtctcattgttatttacataggatattggagtatAGTTGATTCTCATTAGTagaatgttaaatcaacttcaaaattgaattctGAGGAAGtcagtattcctatgggtctcaatggtcctagctctaagctcatataccatgatgacacaatttatgagggttagattggttctaggttcactcttgtgcataaAAGAGTTTTAGTGATTACACAAGGTTACATAGGGGATAGTGAACAAAGCCtctagattaggctaattgattgattagatGGCCCcatgtgattaattaatcaattaagactcattttaggctagattaagtgacctaagcttTGTTGGaatcaagtcacttaagcctactatgggaaccttataaatactcctttatggggttagggtttccttATGACTTGAGTTAGTCATCTTCTACCTCTAAAGAAAGAGAGAGCCAAGGTTTCCACCCTTCactttggagtgtcaagatCATGGTTTGAGTCATCGAGTGGATGATCTTGGGTGTTTGAGACCTTTAGACTAGTCAGACATGTTGTTCACCATGAGGAaatgatctaggaacatccaaatccaagtATGAGTATTATACCTTTAGATCTAtagttaataatggtttttattacTCATTTTGTTTCGATAGATTTAGAAATGCCTAAGGATAGATGCATACATCATAtgagatccaagtcatgggaaCAGAGTAATTTGAGGTTCccaataatgattatcttaggaTCTCATTCATATGTTAAAGCCACTACAAACTAAGGCATAAGTTCcttattctctcaaggttgagagacaatacaatATAGCaatttggtgaagtcatgaaTACCCGAGAGTCTAACATCATGGCTCACTATAGGTATTGTTTAATGTaaatcatacacactagtgcacttaccatagGAACCTATCTCAATGGTCAAGAccagtcatccctctaattatgAGGTAATGtactacaacctcaaatggattgcctaagtccacAAACTGGTTGTGAATAAAATATCTGtttgcaaggaacctatgacttggatcttccatgcAACTCATAAAGCACCCAAGTCATATATGATGTAAGAGATGTTAGAACAAAATGCTaataaccatacacactagtgtactTACCATAGGTACCTATCTCGATGGTAAAGAccaatcatccctccaattatcAAGTAGTGCACTACATCCTCAAATGGATTGTCTAACTCCACATACTAGTTGTGAACAAACTATCAGTTtgtaaggaacctatgacttggatcttccgtGCAACTCCTAAAGCACCTAAGAAACATATGATGTAAGAGATGTTAGGCcaaaatgctcataaagtataatgcatgaaataaggataaataaaagtaaaattagaatcattaaataaataacaaattttgaaatttgttacatcatgtcatgcttttaagggttctatcttAACACACAAACCCGAGCACTTGagtctcattgtaatatacatatggtactagagtgtagttgattctttgtagtgggatgttgaatcaacttcaaaattggattttaagagTTCAAGTATTGTCCTATTATCCCAATAATCACTGCTCGAACTCATATTCTTTGATGGCATGGATTATAAGGGTTGAATTGGTTCTTAGTTCACTTACAttcataagggtattttggtaatcaTGTAAGGTTGCATATTAGTGAACAATCTCTTTAGActatgttaattaattaattggagcctaattgggctaattaattaattaggaccctttttgagtgggctcaagtcacttaagcctatgagaagcctataaatactccTTTTAGGGCTTCACTCTTGtcaatcttgcttcatgcccattaaggagagagaaagagaaccCTAGCCACCACTGTCTTGAGATCTCCATCATCTTAGTGCTAAACTTCAAGGAAGAGTCATCTAGTAAAGATTATTGCGTTTTCGAGATTTTCTATAACTTTATAGCTCTCTGCACCAACAAGAATTTATGTGAGAATATCTAGATCTCGGTAAACACATCTAAATCCTTAGAACTAGATCATAAATAGTTTGTATTGCTATATTTGCTTTTGCATGCTAGAATCTAGTAGCCCTACGAAAATTGTATATACCTAATCAAATCCAAGGCCAAGAAACGAAGTAATTCAAGATTTTCTACACATTAAAGAGGATTCTACCTCATTGCATGCCAAGATCCAAAAAACAGAGGCATTAGGTGAAAGATTTATTATTCTTCAAGATCCACTTCGACTCTTCACCAATTGGAATCAATCTTTGAACATCTAGATCATCGGTATAGCACCTATTGTCAAGATCTATTGTTTTAATATGTATTATACTTCCATCATGTAGATCTAGAGAGCTTTTAGAGTAATTTTGTATGCACCAACATATTCAAGATTAGGGATGGAGTAATTAATCAAAGCATTCCTACAAGTAGAAGATAGGAAAAGTCAATGTACATTAAATAGGCATAGGTTCAATGATATGATCATATATTCTATAACTTTACTTTTTCATAAATTGTTTGTTCATTAACGCAAATGTCTTGTTCCAATTATTACCATTGATTTAAAACTCCTATCCAATATTATATCACTAGATTGGCTTAAAAAAACTCTTTCATAGAACTAATTTAACTCAAGTTGATGGCAAATTAAATGGATTCTTAACAAGAACATTTAAGTAGGCTTTGTATCTAAGTAATGAATCCCTTTTCTACTATAATGCTTTATATTCTCAAAATTGAACAAAAAGTTGGATTGTAAGATGGAATGGTTCTTATTTGATGACATTGATAGATATAAAATGTaagatattataaattcaaaatatgctCATCATTTATGCTTGAAATTTGTCAACAACCTTGCCTAAATCCAACGGTCTgattaccttttttttaaataaaaaataaaaatgcacaAGTAAGGAATAATCAAAGAAAAGATTTTAGGAAAAACCTTGTCgagtaatcaacaaaaagaaagataattttaagtaaattaataaataaagcaATAAGGAATGTTGTAccacatgaaaagaaaaagaagtgaTTTTGAAGTGTCATAACTAAATAATTTTGaccaaataaaatgatattgaatCCATTCAACCTAGACTTAATGGGTTAATAATGTGGTTGAAAAGGGACATTTACGTAAATGTCAGAAACCTAAGCATGTTAAAAATATCCGTAGACCAAATGAAATGACACTATTATGAATATTGACCGATATGTCAAAAAGTTCCATACCGATAGAACACAGTAAATCAAAGCCCCATAGGCTTTTGCAATTATAGACTGCTATGACTTTAAAACTAAAGCTAGTGGGACGTAATTAATGAGTTGAAGTCTTGGGATAAGTTTGAAAATATCACATCAAAGGCAACGAAACTCTTATAAACTTACATTATGTTTGATTACccaaaaatgctaaaaataaataaataaataaataattttttcatatttattgtcttatgaaaaatataaaaaataaacaaatataattaaaactaattaaaaatttatgtattcttaaattatttaagttttatattgatgagttaaaataaataaaataagtatgaagtaataaaaaaaattatcaatttttatttattttttttcttttattttttctttatattttcttttcttgcattttccttcaaattttttgaaaatcaaacatagccttattTAATGAATAGTGTATAACCGCTAAAGAATGTCATGAGTAGATGTTCAAATCATATGTTACATAGAAAAAACCATAGCTTAAAACAATAATAAGAGGTCGATCCAATAAATTCAATAAACcccaaataatttaaatatgccgttaagggaaagggaaaaagaaaaaaccaatcCAACCCATTGGCCATTAAAAGGGGATAAAGAGTTCTTGAGGGTCAACATCTcacatttttgttcttttaaggATCAATAATAGTTAATATAATCAAACAACATACTTTTACAAAAAGACTTGTAACAAATTTGACTCACAACAGTGTTAAGAATTTGTACTGTCATTCAAAATCAAACCATTAATCAAAGAATTTTAGAGTTTAGAATTTAAGGCAAAAATCTCATCAGACCCAGATTCCATTCCCCCAAAAAAATCCGCTATGATCTTCTCTGATCCGTCCAGATCCGGAGATCAAATCAGGGCCATTGATGCTTACAATCCTCATCACCCAATCAGATCACTACACGTGGCCTACGTACCATGCAAGGTAAGAGAAAGATCCCTTGTGTGTAAGCCAGACATAGTGGACCCATGTGTCTTCACATTTGTTTAATGAGAATAACTGTTAATGTCCGTACGCTCCTTAACGGCGTGTACTTTTTAACGGTTTCACCCAAGCCAGATAACCCAGAGTGTAGATTTCTCCGTTAACGGCGGGTGATAGACGGCGTCAAGTCCCTCTCAATATAAATACAGCTAACTGGGCTGTTCTCCCCTTCTCCTCTTGTCTATATTTTTCCGATTTTTGGGCTTTTCCTAACGTAAACCTCGCACCCAAGTATCCAAAACCATTCCATTTTCGTACCTCCGCCGGAATCTCGCCGCCGGCGGACATTTCatcattcttttttctattttctcttctGTCTTGATTTCTCTAAACTTTCCATATAATCGATTTCACATCTTCAGAGCCGGATTCTCCGCCCTTCTGCTTTGAACCAAATTGATTTCGCAGTCTGGCTCCCCTGAATCATAGGGATTGCGCTCTTTTCTGATTCAGGGGTCCATTTCGGGAGTGAAGGTAAGATGATTCCATCTAGAGGATTGATTTGgtacatgttttatttttttatatatttatttttatacaaaagaaaaaatatttagagtTTGGTATTTGGACAGGGTAGGATGCAGAGCAGCGAGGAAGCTTAGAAAAAGGAGGGGaaagagaagaaggagaagaggaaTTGCAGCAGTAGCAGCAGCTTTGGTGAGTCGTTTTCGCATAATAATAGTTTCCTTTGGGAGGAACACATATCAATGCGAGGATCCTTATTCTGTCTCTATGTCGATTCATAGAACGCTTTCATCACTCGACACGCTTACACATACACCAATTTCATTGTTAAAAGCACATTGGTCCATCAGTCTTCCCCCTCTTCCCTCTCTTCTCtcttccctttctctctctctctcccactcCACACCACACCAAAGAGATTCTCTTCTCTCTTCCAACTgctttttggattttcttaaagaatgactcttgtatttttttttttctttaaatcaaaagaaagataaagaagCAGACCATTATTTAATGAATCCGTCAGAAACTTCGGCTATTCCACAGTCTCATTCTTTATTCCCCACACACGACACTTCAAACTCCCTCCATTTTTCCctcttttaaatttgttttttccctTGTCCCATTATTGCCTCAAGTATTATAACcatttcccaatttttttttttatttttttttaatgtaatttgtTTTTGGAAGATCTAAGCCTGCTAAGAGGGCCCATGAGATATGGGGAATGTTCTAATGTCCTGAACCTTTGACCAAAACTACCCCTGGACAAAACTGCACTTTGAGGGGTAGAATGGTCATTTTATCAGTCACCAATGCTTTAGGCAAAGCTAGCTTTGTCCCAAAGAGGAATGatggatgaatgaatgaaattttgtgattatcaatgaaaattaataaattattgaaataacgattttttgtttttttatttttttttatatttgtgtttgcAGTGACTCCACATAGAAATGCTGACGTGTATATCGTGCTCGAAGCAAACGGAGGAGGATGGGAGAGGAGAGGAGGGCAGTGGAGGTGGGGCGCGTGGGACACCAAGTACAAAAGAAGCCGTCAAAAGCCTGACGGCGCAGGTTCTAATCCTACACCCCCCATCAATAGCACACTTTGCTTTTTCAGTTCATCTGCTTTCTCTTCTTTGTCAAAAAAATCATAGCTCGGatgagaggaggaggaggagctCTGATATGATATTGACAACCTCATGATTCATCCTATGCTCCCTCAGAATTGGGGGATAGGGCCTGATTCCATGAGGTGCACCGCACGGTTTGTTTGGGTGCATTTTTGTCACGTGTCCAGGGAAAGGGCCACAACTCTAGTATTTGCTTTGACTTGGTTGACCACACCAAGATACATGCAAAATCTTGGATTTGATTGGTCACCATTatacaaagattttttttttaaaaaaaaaaagtttgaagagAAGTAAAGGGATGGGTTAATAGCTGATGGTCCAGAAATTGTAGATATTGACGGGTACAGTGTATGGGCAGGTGAGGGATGTTATAGAAGAATGGAATTgattccttttttcttctttttctaggGATTACAAAGGCTTTCCAAAAAGTGTTTGGATAGATAGACAATTTAGCTTTGATTCTCCATTCGCATCCCACACAATAGGCCTGTTGTACTGGGATTTGCATATATCACTCCCCCTAGGGAAAATCCCCTATcttatcatttctttatttgcATGGAATGATGCAATAGGATAGGCctaaaatctttccaaatcaaATACTCTTTCTAAAAGAAGACCCATCATATGTATGTGTTTTTGCATTACTATTATCAAtaagttttattatatttattttattgtgatttaatttgaatttttttaatttttattttatttttggtaatttattagatataaaaatgatATGCCTCTTATCTTAAGATATTTATTGATCTTTCAATCATAGGGTACAAAAAAGATAATGTGAAATGAAGAAGTGAAGTTAGGGAGTCAAAGGTTGAAGAAGAGGGTGAGAGCATATTCCACACAAAACAATGAAAACCAAGTAGCAAAAATAGTGGGGATCCTAAAGAATAGACAAGACGCATATTGAGAAAGGACAGATGTGTTCTATGTGAGACCCACCTTTTGAATTCTTGTCTGTcctctcctctcccatccgttcttttcaaatttcaaaaattatataacattaCTGAACCCCCTGAATTATTTCCCTTTTTTCACTTCACCTGACatctatttgtatttttatttaatttcattatgcaaattttatacatgtttttttataaaaaaaaaaaattaatatttgtttttaattatttgacaTCATTGGATatattaggattttatttttattatttttaaacctTAATAAATAGTCAAtactattttttagttttaattttattgcctgttttaaaaaaatggtaatatctctaattatttcataattaaaaaaattttaatgtcCAAAACAAGCATTGTCTTCTTATGCCACATGAACATCTGCATCATCTGCGTTTGGTTTACAATGAAGGTCTTACCATTTTTAATACCTTCCCTTAGTTCTTGTTTTCTTCGGGTTTATTTGGGCCTAATTGAACATGAAATCATCACTAACATACCATATTTTCATAGCTAAACTTTCAATTAACTCTCTCTCTTGGGAGTTCTTGAATGAAATCCCATAATGTTGTGATGTTCTTAATGCATAAGGACTAATGACTAATGAAAttgtcttaaaattttaatatatgtctCACAAAGTGATTCATTCTCCTATGACTTTCTGCTTGTGTTGTTTGATAATAATGTAGGTGTAGTCCTTGGCTTGGTTTGTATTGATTTTGTAATTCGATTATGTGCAGATCAAGGATATGGCCTTGAAATTCTCGGGTGCTTACAGGCAATGCAAGCCCTGCACTGGGTCCAGCAGCTACAAGAAGGGACACCGGCCTTATCctgactttgataccatttcaGAAGGGGTTCCGTACCCCTACTTAAGGCCGGGGAGCTCAAGCTCAACGCCTGCATGGGATTTCACAACCAGCAGCCATAACCCTGGTGCAGGGTCTGACTCAAGGTTCACTGGGGTGTTGAGAGGTGATCAGACGCCCGGAGGGGTGTCCATCTCGGCTCAGTCTTGTGATGTTGTGCTGGAGGATGAGGATGAGCCCAAAGAGTGGATGGCTCAGGTTGAGCCTGGAGTTCACATCACTTTTGTGTCCCTCCCCCATGGGGGAAATGACTTAAAACGGATCCGTTTCAGGTACATATCTCACTGTTCCATGCTACATATCATCCTTGGCTAAGTCCCAGACTACAATAATGGAACTGGCCTACCCTTAGAACCAATATATGCCCAGTCCTTTTACATCCAATTCATGGGGTCCCATACCTTATTGCATTGCACTTGATCATGGCTGTTTTGTTTGGTGTTTGTTGATGAATTGAGGTCACTTGTGCTGGAACCAGCTTTTGCATTTATTAGGCCTATCTCATCATCCTCTAGCTTGAATGATGGGACTAGTCGAAGGTTGTCATGAACCCCAAAAGATTTTCATAGAAACTGGGACTTTGGGGCCTCAATTTGCTTGAAATATCTTGAGATTTTTTGTTGTGGAAACTTAATTAGCTTTTGGGATTCCAAATTTGAAGCCGGGAGATGTTTAATAAATGGCAAGCTCAGCGATGGTGGGGAGAGAATTATGACCGGATCATGGAGCTGTACAATGTCCAGAGATTCAACCGCCAAGCTCTACACACTCCTCCTAGGTCTGAGGACGAGGTAAACAGGTTTTATTTCTGCATTTTCTTCCTTCACTGTTCATGCTCTTAGTTTACCATTTTCGGGTTTGCTAGATAGCAACTGTAGCTTCATGTTGTCTTTTTTCTGGTAAGCCCAATACTGACTGGGCCAGGGCTGACAGATCAATGACTTAATGTCTTTCTTAGTCCACCTTCACCAATACATACTTTCCAATTTGTTTCCTAACAGAAAATTGAACTTTTACGACTGCAGAGAGATTCATCTTACTCGAGGATGGGATCGGCAAGGGAAAGCCCTATGACTCCATCACTAAACAAGGAATGGATTCCGAGGAACTATTATAAACCATCTGGAAGTAAAGGGTACTTCCCATCTGAACCTTCAGATCAGTATGGGAGTCATCAATACAATGCGGGCTCAAGTGCTTATGGCACAGGCGGCCCAAGGGGCGAGACATCTTCCATGGATGCTTCACGGACAACAACCTCATCTAGGGATGAGGCGTCAGTTTCCATTAGCAATGCCAGTGACATGGAGACTGAGTGGGTTGAGCAAGATGAACCAGGAGTCTACATTACCATCAGACAGTTGGCTGATGGCACAAGGGAGCTTCGGCGCGTCAGATTCAGGTAACCAAAATCCACTCTGCTTATCCTTTTATTCTGTTTGGCTgccaagaaagcaaaaaaaaaaattgctagtCTACTATGCTTGTAAACACCATTAAAACAAAAGCTTTAAATGATTCGATTTTTATAGCATTCTGTCCATGATTGAAATCATTTCATTCTTCATCTATGGTTGTTGATGTCTTCTCTATGATCTTTACAGCCGTGAAAGATTTGGTGAGGTCCATGCAAAGACGTGGTGGGAAGAGAATCGAGAGAGAATACAAGCTCAATACCTctaaatttagatttttcaCAAAACTACGACATTGTTGGCGGCTGCAGTAAAATGAACAGGCTATGGTTGAAAGCTCCATGGAAATGAAACCATTCCATTTTGTTTCTTCGCATGAAGCTATTTTACTAGATTGGAGTCATTTCCACAAACAAGTTCATCATTGCCAATGATGGTTGAAGACTAAACAAATGTTCTTCTCCTCCTGCAAATCATCCTTTGATACAATTTCAAAGTTAAGGTTACCATTTTTGTACTGACTAGCCATATTCCAGAGGATGGAATTATGATTCGGATGCTACTTAACCCTGATGCGATGATTTCATTTTCCCGGATTCTCTTTGTTTATGGATGTCATTATAGACACCATTTTGAAAAGCTTGATATATgaaatgtttgtttgtttttttcttctctgtTGTAACACAAAGGTTTTGGTATGACAAATGAAATTGGAATCATTCATATGGGTGGTGTGCAGCTTCCATTGATGTTCATGAAGGGAACTTTTTGTGTCTTGTGTTACTTCAACTTCCATCCCCATACCTCATCAAAAATCCCCTTAATTACTACTTAGTTTGTGttgtatttctaattttctatTAGCAGCAATCATCTGGATACTCGAAttctttcttttgttgaaaTCTGAAGTCTGAATAGGTTTGAGTTTCTTGAAATATGAatacaaaaagttaaaatatcttACTTAAGCCAAATTATactaaaatatctaaaaatttcaaacaaaatcaaGGCAATCCAATCTCTAGTCTTTAAGGTTTGGTCTAAACAACAAAATTTGGGCAACTTGTTGATCAAATGAGTGAAACATATGATAGAATGAATCAAGAATTATGGAGAAGAAGTTAATTTTCCTACTTTATCTTTCTTTTGTCCCCTTTTCCTTAAAAGAGTGGTTTGGAGGATACTAAACAAGCAAATAGTCAAGAAAAAATCACAATGTACAATTCGAAAggagaaaaattcatctttggTTTTAGTGCCATCAAAAGGGTGAACTAAGCACAATCTTCTGAACTTTGATGTCTATTGGCTTTTTCTACTTTGATTTGATGCTTGCTTTACCTTCCTTTTTGTCCTTTAATTGATGTTTGAACAAAGATCAAACTTTTGTTTAGGATTCTTGACTAGTTCGAGCTTTGATTTGTGTAACATTAAAGGCTAGAacttgatttattaaaatatatatatatatatatatatatatatatattcaaagtgataaaataattcataaatttaaaaacaaatttttattttctttaaaatgtgaaaataacTCATCACCAATTTTTTTGGGGTGGAATTTGTATTGATTAACCCAATCTAACCCAAACCCAACATGATATTTGGACGGGTTTGAATTAATTACTTGGATTGAGTtttggttaaatttttttaactcaagCTCAATTTGAGATGGTTTCAAGCCAAGGTTCAAACAACCTGAGTCTAACTTAAACCcgaattaatattttataatatttataatatttatcatcCTATatgataatattcatttttttttagatttaaaaaaatattaaattataattatattatatactttttctttttttttaaaaaagacataagtttatttttacctttttattgttatcttgaaattttgtattttttattattcaaaatttggtatgcatgtattaattttttttttaaaaaacccatggatgaattttgaattttgcaaCCTAATGAATCCAAACAATTCGAATTTAACCCGATCAACTTaaatttaacccaattaactcGAGTTTAACTTAACCaactaaaatttagaaaaatgagatcaATTTTGGTTTGGATTGAGTACCTCGGGTTAGAGGTCGGATTGGATTAAATTTGAattgattatttcttaatttgggTTAAGTTTGGATTAGTCATCAACCTCATTAATTCGTTCAAATTGCaatcctattttatttatatccatTTCATGtcaaaacacttttaaaaaaaattacaaaaatttttatATGGGACTAATGTTATCTTTATGAGTGAACATTATTCTATCTTTCTTCTAAATattctcataaaataaaaataaaaaggagttTTAAGAGAAACGGGGCTAAAATGTGCTAGTGTgtgaaaaaaatcaacttttaaTGTTGACTAATAGCTTATAGCCCCTTGGATGCCTAATTATAAGAAAGTGAAATTGATTGAATGTGTCCTCCCAAtcttgaattaaaaataaaataaaataaatcttgaTAGATTTTCTTAAATGCAT
This DNA window, taken from Vitis vinifera cultivar Pinot Noir 40024 chromosome 2, ASM3070453v1, encodes the following:
- the LOC100246485 gene encoding protein BREVIS RADIX, with protein sequence MLTCISCSKQTEEDGRGEEGSGGGARGTPSTKEAVKSLTAQIKDMALKFSGAYRQCKPCTGSSSYKKGHRPYPDFDTISEGVPYPYLRPGSSSSTPAWDFTTSSHNPGAGSDSRFTGVLRGDQTPGGVSISAQSCDVVLEDEDEPKEWMAQVEPGVHITFVSLPHGGNDLKRIRFSREMFNKWQAQRWWGENYDRIMELYNVQRFNRQALHTPPRSEDERDSSYSRMGSARESPMTPSLNKEWIPRNYYKPSGSKGYFPSEPSDQYGSHQYNAGSSAYGTGGPRGETSSMDASRTTTSSRDEASVSISNASDMETEWVEQDEPGVYITIRQLADGTRELRRVRFSRERFGEVHAKTWWEENRERIQAQYL